The following coding sequences are from one Peromyscus eremicus chromosome X, PerEre_H2_v1, whole genome shotgun sequence window:
- the LOC131900206 gene encoding cancer/testis antigen 55-like, whose protein sequence is YEPLCPLFICVIDISNLKSVRGIVTYLCTDYGWINESIFFNTDMLCGKVPLNIGTSVIALVEENETTHIQKAIKVKTVTNPVDGTEQSDLDRELCIKCVSSVTQDSIYIDKETSFPVHLFSGEFMPCKGDLLLVEYSMKPGTSNMNIHTVSHLSSQNMDEVCVTTIDGRTGVVEASMFFTLDSLHSHPGYTPALYDVVNVMVVDRIQSHYTRRVVSVIPVEMLSIPIIFNPF, encoded by the exons TATGAACCATTGTGCCCTTTGTTTATCTGTGTCATAGATATCTCCAATTTGAAGTCTGTCAGAGGAATTGTGACCTATCTCTGTACCGACTATGGCTGGATTAATGAATCTATCTTTTTCAATACTGACATGTTGTGTGGCAAAGTCCCACTGAACATTGGGACAAGTGTCATTGCTCTCGTGGAAGAAAACGAAACAACTCATATCCAAAAAGCAATCAAG GTGAAAACTGTGACTAACCCTGTGGATGGTACTGAGCAATCAGACCTTGACAGAGAACTTTGTATTAAGTGTGTCAGCTCCGTCACACAGGACAGCATCTATATCGACAAGGAAACATCTTTCCCTGTCCATCTCTTTTCTGGAG AATTCATGCCTTGCAAAGGAGACTTGTTGCTGGTTGAGTATTCCATGAAGCCGGGCACTTCAAACATGAACATCCACACCGTGAGCCACTTAAGCTCCCAGAATATGGATGAG GTCTGTGTTACCACTATTGATGGAAGAACCGGTGTGGTGGAAGCCAGTATGTTTTTTACTTTGGATTCTCTCCATTCTCATCCTGGTTATACACCTGCATTATATGACGTTGTTAATGTGATGGTAGTAGACAGAATTCAATCACATTACACTCGTAGAGTGGTGTCTGTGATTCCCGTGGAGATGTTGTCTATACCAATCATTTTTAATCCTTTTTAA
- the LOC131899837 gene encoding synaptonemal complex protein 3-like, producing the protein MSVRKQEHLVLFEFDDEEDGLSVLKKARSEEKSPVFNKDERKCPPAEVDEAMGDEIHTMLDKFGDGINNSLLEKRRRMQMYSGTVSKKSSYKMKQVWGTKQQRMLEVNNKYYPQFMDLFKQWDLEKQKYKKQQENLINIFRQQQVMLRQCKIKQNQRMKLIIQMVTRYTQILKNIENKNNNVRSTASFDELKKEIAEYQKKYRMETQQQEIANIRKSLQSILFS; encoded by the exons ATGTCGGTACGAAAGCAGGAGCACTTAGTGCTTTTTGAATTTGATGATGAAGAAGATGGTCTGAGTGTTTTGAAGAAGGCTCGGTCTGAAG AAAAGAGCCCAGTGTTTAACAAAGATGAGAGGAAGTGCCCTCCTGCAGAAGTAGATGAAGCTATGgg AGATGAAATACACACTATGTTGGATAAATTCGGAG ATGGGATTAATAATTCTCTTcttgaaaagagaagaagaatgcaAATGTACTCTGGAACTGTTTCCAAAAAGAGTAGCTACAAGATGAAACAAGTTTGGGGAACCAAACAACAGCGAAT GTTGGAAGTTAACAATAAGTATTACCCGCAGTTTATGGATCTGTTTAAGCAGTGGGATTTGGAGAAGCAGAAATACAAGAAACAGCAAGAAAACCTAATT AATATTTTCCGCCAGCAGCAAGTGATGCTAAGACAGTGCAAAATTAAACAGAACCAGAGAATGAAACTAATTATACAGATGGTTACACGATACACACAG ATTTTGAAGAACATTGAGAATAAGAATAATAATGTTCGATCGACTGCTTCATTTGatgaacttaaaaaagaaatagctgaGTATCAAAAGAAATACAGGATGGAAACT cagcagcaagagatTGCAAATATTCGAAAGTCTCTTCAATCCATACTATTTTCATGA